In Brachyhypopomus gauderio isolate BG-103 chromosome 11, BGAUD_0.2, whole genome shotgun sequence, a single genomic region encodes these proteins:
- the spon2a gene encoding spondin-2a, whose translation MMSSNTFIPGWLQHLLVVLLRLTFSCASPVRANGMACTAQGPASYILVFTGHWSPQTFPKQYPLFRPPAQWSKLVAVTHNHQYHMWQEGALASPGVKSFAELGLTVELVKGAKEARRRKAVGSMYRTAGIPTGVGHSSTEVLLLPRNPLLSLMVKVIPSPDWFVGVDSLNLCERGQWKQEVTFDLHPYDAGTDSGFTFSSPNFPTTPLENITMITSQKPNHPANSFYYPRLTELPPLATVWLKRQARSSGRQQNHVSNHILPHHTRQQQFSETPLDCEVSLWSSWGLCAGPCSRGGTRHRTRYILLKPANSGVPCPELEEQADCTPHNCLVQQ comes from the exons ATGATGTCATCTAATACCTTCATCCCCGGTTGGCTTCAGCACCTGCTCGTCGTGCTCTTGAGGCTAACGTTCTCCTGTGCCTCGCCGGTGAGAGCCAATGGGATGGCCTGCACAGCCCAAGGACCCGCCTCTTACATCCTGGTCTTCACCGGTCACTGGAGCCCCCAGACCTTCCCGAAACAGTACCCCCTATTTCGGCCTCCCGCACAGTGGTCCAAACTTGTGG CTGTCACCCATAATCATCAGTACCACATGTGGCAGGAGGGGGCGCTGGCGAGTCCCGGGGTCAAGAGTTTCGCGGAGCTCGGTTTGACTGTGGAGCTGGTGAAGGGAGCCAAAGaagcgaggaggaggaaggcggTTGGCTCCATGTACCGCACGGCCGGGATCCCCACCGGTGTGGGCCACAGCTCCACCGAGGTGCTTCTGCTGCCCAGGAACCCTTTG CTCTCCCTGATGGTGAAAGTAATTCCTAGTCCCGACTGGTTCGTGGGGGTTGACAGTCTAAACCTATGTGAGAGGGGGCAGTGGAAGCAGgaagtgacctttgacctgcatCCGTATGACGCTGGGACAGACAGTGGCTTCACTTTCTCTTCACCCAATTTTCCCACGACACCCCTGGAGAACATCACTATG ATAACATCTCAGAAGCCAAATCACCCAGCTAACTCTTTCTACTACCCACGCCTGACTGAGCTCCCGCCCCTGGCCACCGTATGGCTGAAGAGACAGGCTCGCTCGTCTGGACGTCAACAGAACCACGTTTCCAATCACATTCTACCCCATCATACCAGGCAACAGCAGTTCTCAG AAACGCCCTTGGACTGCGAGGTGTCCTTGTGGTCCTCGTGGGGCCTGTGTGCGGGGCCGTGCTCGCGCGGAGGGACGCGACACCGCACGCGCTACATCCTGCTGAAGCCGGCCAACAGCGGCGTGCCCTGCCCCGAGCTGGAGGAGCAGGCCGACTGCACGCCGCACAACTGCCTGGTTCAACAGTGA